TGGAGAAACTAACTAAAGATAATGCAAGCGAGTTGATGAGCATTCGCAACTTTGGGCAAAAGTCCCTGAAGGAACTGAAAGACAAACTGCGTGAAAAGGGCTATTTGCCCGCAGAAGAGGAAGGCTCTGCTGCCGACCAACTCGATCTGTTGGAAGACTTGGGTGAGGATGAAGATGAGTAGTCTTCGCCCGCACCCGATGATTATTTTGCATTGAAAGGAGGCCCTCCACCATGAGGCATCGTGTGGCAGGCCGACATCTAAGCCGAGATACCGGCACGCGTCGAGCGCTGTTTCGAAATCTGCTCAGCGAGTTGATCCGCCATGAGCGGATTCAAACGACGGAAGCGAGGGCGCGTGCTATCCGGGGTGATGCAGAGAAGATGATAACGTTGGCCAAGCGCGGGGATTTGCATGCCCGGCGGTTGGTCGCGCGCACGATCAGCGACCCAGAACTTGTGAAGAAACTGTTTGATGAGGTCGCTCCGCGTTATGCGGATAGGCCAGGAGGCTACACGCGGTTGATCAAGCTGGGGCCAAGGCAGGGCGATGCCGCCCCTTTGGTCTTGCTGGAATTGGTGAAATGAGCATGAGCGAGGCGCAGGCCATTGAGCCCCCAACCGGGGCCAACGACCAGCGTCACACGCCCAATTCGTATCACCTTATGGCCATTGTCGAATACGATGGCACAGACTACCTTGGGTTTCAAATACAGCGTCGTGGCCGCACGGTTCAGGGTGAGATTGAGCACGCTCTGGCTGTCGTCACGCAACAGCGGACAAGGATTGTTGGCGCGGGTCGTACCGATGCCGGTGTCCATGCCAGAGGTCAGGTGATCCATTTCACTGTCTCATGGGGCCATTCTTTGGCTGATTTGCACCGCGCGCTGAATGCTGTTCTGCCTGCTGATGTGGCGATTGTCGCATTGCGCGAGGCTCCGCCGGGTTTTCATGCCCGCTACGATGCCCGCAGTCGTGAATATGTCTATACCATTTACAATGGTGCCGTACGTTCGCCACTTGCTGCGCGCTATGCCTATCACTTTGGCAGGCCCTTGGATGTGCAAGCCATGGACCATGCCTGTGCTTGCCTAGTAGGTACGCATGACTTTTTGCCCTTTGGCTGGCCGCCGAAGGGAGAGAATAGCGTGCGCACGGTCTATCGCGCCCGTTGCTGGCGAGAAGGCGACTTTGTCTATGTGGAACTCGAAGCCGATGCCTTCCTACGCGCTATGATGCGGCGCATCGTCGGCAATCTGCTGCTAGTGGGGATAGGAGATCTGTCGGTCGAGGGTTTTGCACGTCTCCTTTCGTTGAGACATCGCCGCACGCCCGCAGTCGCGGCGCCAGCACATGGGCTTTGCCTAGTGCGCGTGAACTATTGAACTGATTCAACCGGCTTTTCAAAAGCCTGGTTTCTGAAGGTGGGTTAGGAGGATGTAAGGGAAATGAAGACGTATGCCGTGAAAGCAGGAGAGATCGAGCGACGGTGGTATGTGGTTGATGCCGAGGGCAAGTCCTTGGGGCGTCTGGCCACACAAATCGCCCGCATCCTGCGTGGGAAACATAAACCTGGCTTCACTCCGCATCTGAATGGCGGCGATTACGTGGTCGTGATCAATGCGGATAAAATCCAGGTTACCGGACGGAAACTGGATACGAAGTACTATTATCGCTACTCTGGTCATCTGGGCGGACTGAAGAGCGTGGTCCTGCGAGAGCAGTTGCAAAAGCATCCTGACCGCGTTCTCATTCATGCTGTGCGTGGAATGCTGCCAAAGAACCGTCTGGGTCGTGCGATGATAAAGAAACTGAAGGTGTATGCGGGTGGGCAGCATCCTCATCAAGCCCAACAGCCTGAGTTTTTGGAATTATAACGGGTTGGCTGGTCAAATGTCTCAGGGCACTAGCCGATGCACCATCGGCGCTGCCTGACCATTTGGGTCAGGAGGCCCAAGAGGACCAGAGGATTACCTGATTAAGGGAGCACAGTGGAATGTCAAGCAAATATTACTATGGTACCGGAAGACGAAAGAGTGCAGTGGCTCGCGTGCGTCTCTATCCTGGCACGGGTGACATCATTATCAACGAGAAGCCTGCCGATCAGTACTTTTCCCGCGAAGCGGACCGCCTTCTGATCCGCGCTCCCCTGCGCGCTACGAACATGCTGGGGCAATTCAATGTCGTCGTGAAAGTGGAGGGCGGAGGCGTCTCTGGACAGGCAGGTGCGGTGTGCCATGGCATTGCGCGTGCGTTGC
Above is a genomic segment from Chloroflexota bacterium containing:
- the rplQ gene encoding 50S ribosomal protein L17; the encoded protein is MAGRHLSRDTGTRRALFRNLLSELIRHERIQTTEARARAIRGDAEKMITLAKRGDLHARRLVARTISDPELVKKLFDEVAPRYADRPGGYTRLIKLGPRQGDAAPLVLLELVK
- the truA gene encoding tRNA pseudouridine(38-40) synthase TruA; this translates as MSMSEAQAIEPPTGANDQRHTPNSYHLMAIVEYDGTDYLGFQIQRRGRTVQGEIEHALAVVTQQRTRIVGAGRTDAGVHARGQVIHFTVSWGHSLADLHRALNAVLPADVAIVALREAPPGFHARYDARSREYVYTIYNGAVRSPLAARYAYHFGRPLDVQAMDHACACLVGTHDFLPFGWPPKGENSVRTVYRARCWREGDFVYVELEADAFLRAMMRRIVGNLLLVGIGDLSVEGFARLLSLRHRRTPAVAAPAHGLCLVRVNY
- the rplM gene encoding 50S ribosomal protein L13, coding for MKTYAVKAGEIERRWYVVDAEGKSLGRLATQIARILRGKHKPGFTPHLNGGDYVVVINADKIQVTGRKLDTKYYYRYSGHLGGLKSVVLREQLQKHPDRVLIHAVRGMLPKNRLGRAMIKKLKVYAGGQHPHQAQQPEFLEL
- the rpsI gene encoding 30S ribosomal protein S9 encodes the protein MSSKYYYGTGRRKSAVARVRLYPGTGDIIINEKPADQYFSREADRLLIRAPLRATNMLGQFNVVVKVEGGGVSGQAGAVCHGIARALQAADPELRPTLRQQGFLTRDPRAKERKKPGLKRARKAPQYTKR